A window of Argopecten irradians isolate NY chromosome 1, Ai_NY, whole genome shotgun sequence contains these coding sequences:
- the LOC138308788 gene encoding putative leucine-rich repeat-containing protein DDB_G0290503: protein MDKNYKQQHPTDQIIDKNTTTHLTDQIIDKNNKQQHPTDQIIDKNYKQQHPTDQIMDKNYKQQHPTDQIMDKNYKQQHPTDQIMDKNNKQQHPTDQIIDKNNKQQHPTDQIMDKNYKQQHPTDQIIDKNKQRHPTDQIIHKNNKHQHPTDQIIDKNYKQQHPTDQIIDKNNKQQHPTDQIIDKNYKQQHPTDQIMDKNYKQQHPTDQIMDKNNKQQHPTDQIIDKNNKQQHPTDQIIDKNYKQQHPTDQIIDKNNKQQHPTDQIMDKNYKQQHPTDQIIDKNNKQQHPTDQIMDKNNKQQHPTDQIIDKNYKQQHPTDQIMDKNYKQQHPTDQIIHKNNKQRHPTDQIIHKNYKHQHPTDQIIDQIIDKKYKQQHPTDQIIDKKYKQQHPTDQIIDKNKQQHPTDQIMDKNNKQQHPTDQIMDKNNKQQHPIDQIIDKNNKQQHPTDQIIDKNNK from the exons ATGGATAAGAactacaaacaacaacatcccACAGATCAGATCATAGATaagaacacaacaacacatctcACAGATCAGATCATAGAtaagaacaacaaacaacaacatccaacaGATCAGATCATAGATAAGAactacaaacaacaacatcccACAGATCAGATCATGGATAAGAactacaaacaacaacatcccACAGATCAGATCATGGATAAGAactacaaacaacaacatcccACAGATCAGATCATGGAtaagaacaacaaacaacaacatccaacaGATCAGATCATAGAtaagaacaacaaacaacaacatccaacaGATCAGATCATGGATAAGAactacaaacaacaacatcccACAGATCAGATCATAGATAAGAACAAACAACGACATCCCACAGATCAGATCATACATAAGAACAACAAACACCAACATCCAACAGATCAGATCATAGATAAGAactacaaacaacaacatcccACAGATCAGATCATAGAtaagaacaacaaacaacaacatcccACAGATCAGATCATAGATAAGAactacaaacaacaacatccaacaGATCAGATCATGGATAAGAactacaaacaacaacatcccACAGATCAGATCATGGAtaagaacaacaaacaacaacatcccACAGATCAGATCATAGAtaagaacaacaaacaacaacatccaacaGATCAGATCATAGATAAGAactacaaacaacaacatccaacaGATCAGATCATAGAtaagaacaacaaacaacaacatcccACAGATCAGATCATGGATAAGAactacaaacaacaacatcccACAGATCAGATCATAGAtaagaacaacaaacaacaacatcccACAGATCAGATCATGGAtaagaacaacaaacaacaacatccaacaGATCAGATCATAGATAAGAactacaaacaacaacatcccACAGATCAGATCATGGATAAGAactacaaacaacaacatcccACAGATCAGATCATACATAAGAACAATAAACAACGACATCCCACAGATCAGATCATACATAAGAACTACAAACACCAACATCCAACAGATCAGATCATAG ATCAGATCATAGATAAGaaatacaaacaacaacatccaacaGATCAGATCATAGATAAGaaatacaaacaacaacatcccACAGATCAGATCATAGATAagaacaaacaacaacatcccACAGATCAGATCATGGATAAGAACAACAAGCAACAACATCCCACAGATCAGATCATGGAtaagaacaacaaacaacaacatccaaTAGATCAGATCATAGAtaagaacaacaaacaacaacatcccACAGATCAGATCATAGATAAGAACAACAAATAA
- the LOC138308799 gene encoding putative uncharacterized protein DDB_G0284695, with protein MDKNNKQQHPTDQIMDKNNKQQHLTDQIMDKNNKQQHPKDQIMDKNNKQQHPTDQIMDKNNKQQHPTDQIMDKNNKQQHPTDQIMDKNNNQRHPTDQIMDKNYKQQHPTDQIMDKNYKQQHPTDQIMDKNYKQQHPTDQIIDKNNKQQHPTDQIMDKNNKQQHPTDQIIDKNKQQHPTD; from the coding sequence agaacaacaaacaacaacatctaACAGATCAGATCATGGAtaagaacaacaaacaacaacatccaaAAGATCAGATCATGGAtaagaacaacaaacaacaacatcccACAGATCAGATCATGGAtaagaacaacaaacaacaacatcccACAGATCAGATCATGGAtaagaacaacaaacaacaacatccaacaGATCAGATCATGGATAAGAACAACAATCAACGACATCCCACAGATCAAATCATGGATAAGaactataaacaacaacatccaacaGATCAGATCATGGATAAGAactacaaacaacaacatcccACAGATCAGATCATGGATAAGAactacaaacaacaacatcccACAGATCAGATCATAGAtaagaacaacaaacaacaacatccaacaGATCAGATCATGGAtaagaacaacaaacaacaacatccaacaGATCAGATCATAGATAagaacaaacaacaacatccaacaGATTAG